In Indicator indicator isolate 239-I01 chromosome 28, UM_Iind_1.1, whole genome shotgun sequence, one DNA window encodes the following:
- the GSN gene encoding gelsolin isoform X1 yields the protein MGKLDFNYIFLTIFCTMALKLNCVSSMTVAGLGYVVTAAVVLSAVPVSMVEHAEFSKAGKEPGLQIWRVEKFDLVPVPKNLYGDFFTGDSYLVLNTIKQRSGNLQYDLHFWLGDESSQDERGAAAIFTVQMDDHLQGKAVQHREVQGHESPTFLGYFKSGIKYKAGGVASGFKHVVPNEVTVQRLLQVKGRRTVRATEVPVTWESFNTGDCFILDLGSNIFQWCGSNSNRQERLKATVLAKGIRDNERNGRARVYVSEEGAEREEMLQVLGPKPSLPPGVSDETKTDTANRKLAKLYKVSNGAGNMAVSMVADENPFSQAALNTDDCFILDHGTDGKIFVWKGKSANSEEKKAALKTASDFIDKMGYPKHTQIQVLPESGETPLFKQFFKNWRDKDQTEGLGQAYISGHIAKIEKVPFDAATLHTSRAMAAQHGMEDDGSGKKQIWRIEGSEKVPVNPSMYGQFYGGDSYIILYNYQHAGKQGQIIYIWQGADSTQDEIATSAFLAVQLDEELGGSPVQKRVVQGKEPPHLMSMFGGKPLVVYKGGTSREGGQTAPAETRLFQVRSSTSGATRAVELDPTASQLNSNDAFVLKTPSAAFLWVGQGASDAEKSGAQEVLKILGARPVQVSEGREPDNFWAALGGKAPYRTSPRLKDRKMDIHPPRLFACSNKSGRFTIEEVPGDLTQDDLATDDVMLLDTWDQVFVWIGKDAQEEEKTEALKSAKRYIETDPASRDKRTPVTVVKQGFEPPTFSGWFLGWDDDYWAVDPLQRAMADVDV from the exons ATGGGCAAACTGGACTTCAATTACATTTTTCTCACCATTTTTTGCACAATGGCTCTGAAGCTGAACTGTGTTAGCTCCATGACTGTGGCAGGGCTTGGATATGTTGTTACAGCAGCTGTTGTGCTTTCAGCTGTG CCTGTCAGCATGGTGGAACACGCCGAGTTTTcgaaggctgggaaggagcctGGCCTTCAGATTTGGAGGGTCGAGAAATTTGATTTGGTCCCGGTGCCAAAAAATCTGTATGGAGACTTCTTCACAGGAGATTCCTATCTGGTGCTGAACACCATCAAACAGCGGAGTGGGAACCTGCAGTACGACCTGCACTTCTGGTTGG GAGATGAAAGCTCTCAAGATGAGCGTGGGGCAGCTGCCATATTCACTGTCCAGATGGATGACCACCTTCAAGGGAAGGCTGTTCAGCATCGTGAAGTGCAAGGCCATGAGTCCCCAACTTTCCTGGGGTACTTCAAATCAGGCATCAAGTACAAG GCTGGTGGTGTGGCTTCTGGCTTCAAGCACGTGGTTCCCAATGAAGTTACTGTGCAGAGGCTTCTGCAGGTCAAAGGCAGGCGAACAGTCCGTGCAACAGAGGTTCCTGTGACCTGGGAGAGCTTCAACACAGGGGACTGCTTCATCCTTGACCTTGGCAGT AACATCTTCCAGTGGTGTGGCTCCAATAGCAACCGCCAAGAACGGCTGAAGGCCACTGTGCTGGCCAAGGGGATTCGGGACAATGAGCGTAATGGTCGTGCCAGGGTCTATGTTtcagaggaaggagcagagcgTGAGGAAATGCTTCAG GTCCTGGGACCAAAGCCCAGTTTACCACCAGGAGTTTCTGATGAGACCAAAACTGATACAGCCAACAGAAAGCTGGCTAAGCTCTACAAG GTCTCCAATGGGGCTGGGAACATGGCAGTCTCCATGGTGGCAGATGAGAAccccttctcccaggcagccctgAATACAGATGACTGCTTCATTCTGGACCATGGCACAGATGGAAAGATCTTTGTTTGGAAAG gCAAGAGTGCCAactctgaagagaaaaaggcagCACTGAAAACTGCTTCTGATTTCATTGATAAGATGGGTTATCCAAAACATACCCAG ATCCAAGTCCtccctgagagtggtgagacaccatTGTTTAAGCAATTCTTCAAGAACTGGCGGGACAAGGACCAGACAGAAGGACTGGGACAGGCTTACATTTCTGGTCACATTGCCAAGATTGAGAAGGTGCCTTTTGATGCTGCCActctgcacacctccagggccaTGGCTGCCCAGCATGGTATGGAGGATGATGGCTCCGGCAAGAAACAG atttggagaatagaaggctcaGAGAAGGTGCCAGTGAATCCTTCAATGTATGGCCAGTTCTACGGAGGGGACAGCTATATTATCCTGTACAACTACCAGCATGCTGGAAAACAGGGACAGATTATTTACATTTG GCAGGGTGCTGATTCCACTCAAGATGAGATTGCAACCTCTGCATTTCTTGCAGTACAGCTGGATGAGGAGCTGGGTGGCAGCCCTGTGCAG AAACGAGTAGTGCAAGGAAAAGAGCCACCTCACCTGATGAGTATGTTTGGTGGAAAGCCCTTGGTGGTTTACAAGGGTGGAACCTCTAGGGAAGGAGGCCAGACGGCACCTGCAGAAACACGGCTGTTCCAGGTCCGATCCAGCACCTCAGGAGCTACCAGAGCAGTAGAG ttggATCCTACTGCCAGTCAGCTGAACTCCAATGATGCCTTTGTCCTGAAAactccctctgctgctttcctttgggTTGGTCAAGGAGCCAGTGATGCTGAGAAATCAGGAGCACAAGAGGTGCTGAAGATACTGGGAGCTCGCCCAGTCCAGGTTTCTGAGGGCAGAGAGCCAG ATAATTtctgggcagctctgggtgGCAAAGCTCCCTACCGCACCTCTCCCCGGCTGAAGGACAGGAAGATGGACATTCACCCCCCGCGGCTCTTTGCGTGCTCCAACAAGAGTGGACGCTTCACC ATTGAAGAAGTTCCTGGAGATCTGACTCAGGATGACCTTGCTACAGATGATGTTATGCTCCTTGACACATGGGATCAG GTCTTTGTATGGATTGGGAAAGATGcccaagaagaagaaaagactgaggcaCTGAAATCTG CTAAGCGGTACATCGAAACGGACCCAGCCAGCCGTGACAAGAGAACTCCAGTGACAGTGGTCAAACAGGGCTTTGAGCCACCAACCTTCTCTGGCTGGTTCCTGGGCTGGGATGATGACTACTGGGCTGTGGATCCTCTACAGCGAGCAATGGCAGATGTGGATGTCTGA
- the GSN gene encoding gelsolin isoform X2, which translates to MSARPDTNMVEHAEFSKAGKEPGLQIWRVEKFDLVPVPKNLYGDFFTGDSYLVLNTIKQRSGNLQYDLHFWLGDESSQDERGAAAIFTVQMDDHLQGKAVQHREVQGHESPTFLGYFKSGIKYKAGGVASGFKHVVPNEVTVQRLLQVKGRRTVRATEVPVTWESFNTGDCFILDLGSNIFQWCGSNSNRQERLKATVLAKGIRDNERNGRARVYVSEEGAEREEMLQVLGPKPSLPPGVSDETKTDTANRKLAKLYKVSNGAGNMAVSMVADENPFSQAALNTDDCFILDHGTDGKIFVWKGKSANSEEKKAALKTASDFIDKMGYPKHTQIQVLPESGETPLFKQFFKNWRDKDQTEGLGQAYISGHIAKIEKVPFDAATLHTSRAMAAQHGMEDDGSGKKQIWRIEGSEKVPVNPSMYGQFYGGDSYIILYNYQHAGKQGQIIYIWQGADSTQDEIATSAFLAVQLDEELGGSPVQKRVVQGKEPPHLMSMFGGKPLVVYKGGTSREGGQTAPAETRLFQVRSSTSGATRAVELDPTASQLNSNDAFVLKTPSAAFLWVGQGASDAEKSGAQEVLKILGARPVQVSEGREPDNFWAALGGKAPYRTSPRLKDRKMDIHPPRLFACSNKSGRFTIEEVPGDLTQDDLATDDVMLLDTWDQVFVWIGKDAQEEEKTEALKSAKRYIETDPASRDKRTPVTVVKQGFEPPTFSGWFLGWDDDYWAVDPLQRAMADVDV; encoded by the exons ATGTCAGCTCGCCCAGACACCAA CATGGTGGAACACGCCGAGTTTTcgaaggctgggaaggagcctGGCCTTCAGATTTGGAGGGTCGAGAAATTTGATTTGGTCCCGGTGCCAAAAAATCTGTATGGAGACTTCTTCACAGGAGATTCCTATCTGGTGCTGAACACCATCAAACAGCGGAGTGGGAACCTGCAGTACGACCTGCACTTCTGGTTGG GAGATGAAAGCTCTCAAGATGAGCGTGGGGCAGCTGCCATATTCACTGTCCAGATGGATGACCACCTTCAAGGGAAGGCTGTTCAGCATCGTGAAGTGCAAGGCCATGAGTCCCCAACTTTCCTGGGGTACTTCAAATCAGGCATCAAGTACAAG GCTGGTGGTGTGGCTTCTGGCTTCAAGCACGTGGTTCCCAATGAAGTTACTGTGCAGAGGCTTCTGCAGGTCAAAGGCAGGCGAACAGTCCGTGCAACAGAGGTTCCTGTGACCTGGGAGAGCTTCAACACAGGGGACTGCTTCATCCTTGACCTTGGCAGT AACATCTTCCAGTGGTGTGGCTCCAATAGCAACCGCCAAGAACGGCTGAAGGCCACTGTGCTGGCCAAGGGGATTCGGGACAATGAGCGTAATGGTCGTGCCAGGGTCTATGTTtcagaggaaggagcagagcgTGAGGAAATGCTTCAG GTCCTGGGACCAAAGCCCAGTTTACCACCAGGAGTTTCTGATGAGACCAAAACTGATACAGCCAACAGAAAGCTGGCTAAGCTCTACAAG GTCTCCAATGGGGCTGGGAACATGGCAGTCTCCATGGTGGCAGATGAGAAccccttctcccaggcagccctgAATACAGATGACTGCTTCATTCTGGACCATGGCACAGATGGAAAGATCTTTGTTTGGAAAG gCAAGAGTGCCAactctgaagagaaaaaggcagCACTGAAAACTGCTTCTGATTTCATTGATAAGATGGGTTATCCAAAACATACCCAG ATCCAAGTCCtccctgagagtggtgagacaccatTGTTTAAGCAATTCTTCAAGAACTGGCGGGACAAGGACCAGACAGAAGGACTGGGACAGGCTTACATTTCTGGTCACATTGCCAAGATTGAGAAGGTGCCTTTTGATGCTGCCActctgcacacctccagggccaTGGCTGCCCAGCATGGTATGGAGGATGATGGCTCCGGCAAGAAACAG atttggagaatagaaggctcaGAGAAGGTGCCAGTGAATCCTTCAATGTATGGCCAGTTCTACGGAGGGGACAGCTATATTATCCTGTACAACTACCAGCATGCTGGAAAACAGGGACAGATTATTTACATTTG GCAGGGTGCTGATTCCACTCAAGATGAGATTGCAACCTCTGCATTTCTTGCAGTACAGCTGGATGAGGAGCTGGGTGGCAGCCCTGTGCAG AAACGAGTAGTGCAAGGAAAAGAGCCACCTCACCTGATGAGTATGTTTGGTGGAAAGCCCTTGGTGGTTTACAAGGGTGGAACCTCTAGGGAAGGAGGCCAGACGGCACCTGCAGAAACACGGCTGTTCCAGGTCCGATCCAGCACCTCAGGAGCTACCAGAGCAGTAGAG ttggATCCTACTGCCAGTCAGCTGAACTCCAATGATGCCTTTGTCCTGAAAactccctctgctgctttcctttgggTTGGTCAAGGAGCCAGTGATGCTGAGAAATCAGGAGCACAAGAGGTGCTGAAGATACTGGGAGCTCGCCCAGTCCAGGTTTCTGAGGGCAGAGAGCCAG ATAATTtctgggcagctctgggtgGCAAAGCTCCCTACCGCACCTCTCCCCGGCTGAAGGACAGGAAGATGGACATTCACCCCCCGCGGCTCTTTGCGTGCTCCAACAAGAGTGGACGCTTCACC ATTGAAGAAGTTCCTGGAGATCTGACTCAGGATGACCTTGCTACAGATGATGTTATGCTCCTTGACACATGGGATCAG GTCTTTGTATGGATTGGGAAAGATGcccaagaagaagaaaagactgaggcaCTGAAATCTG CTAAGCGGTACATCGAAACGGACCCAGCCAGCCGTGACAAGAGAACTCCAGTGACAGTGGTCAAACAGGGCTTTGAGCCACCAACCTTCTCTGGCTGGTTCCTGGGCTGGGATGATGACTACTGGGCTGTGGATCCTCTACAGCGAGCAATGGCAGATGTGGATGTCTGA